A single Brienomyrus brachyistius isolate T26 chromosome 11, BBRACH_0.4, whole genome shotgun sequence DNA region contains:
- the LOC125704293 gene encoding N-acetyl-beta-glucosaminyl-glycoprotein 4-beta-N-acetylgalactosaminyltransferase 1-like isoform X3 yields the protein MYSRRYYFEVLHKQDDKGSDHVEVGWRPFLPGLKYEVIDSAYISLYTDESSLKMNNVAHIPQTLASHSRMPWASRAIGRHGADMLKPDPRDTFYSTPMIEVARLKDVLPTCAYSPSYVLKDFPIARYQGLQFVYLSFVYPNDFTRLTHMEKENKCFYRESPIYLEKFGFYKYMKMDEEEDDRPYFFANTDEFLEEEQGAASEDEPTGGDTKPLRAGEQGGPLNPKASVGTVLPSAASRLGKARPVPDQQGRHSSEHELDGKRRGSIAPAEPQGPVSAELPEHGQELAFSKTVAVRGRTLSWARTGSGELSRKGATEPVSRLSKSARHFYHRSPLPALTGKAKETLSLSANGGRSMSTSPRANGTHFATKSKENHIYVTRPRPSNSRRGLVHQHAREIFPGLFLYQNGKTTKLVNLRTRPKRERGAARGPKLWPKSSQRNSKTSLLGGNFSHTVTKISNKVTSTRHHQRRIEYLQAEKEEAPASTISTRNTTSILLDGETSTITPTSLKTLSLNSSVGTLPTADSIIVSTKTSEIESQEQLGPEPGEGPEEGGLSEYSYEEPEARPNWPEEAINWQRTFSVNTMDFEVLRSDWNDLRCNVSGNLQLGESEVVDVLAQYIEKLNEQNGRIYTLLRIINVEKRRDSARGNRYLVELELMERGKKVVRLSEYIYLLQHPGHPEDGQDNSEGTGTSAHGLSNVTRQEGSLPSVQGAPSPVTPLASTAYVKPLLCQPDTLKWRHDVMIHFVVPVKNQARWVQQFISDMEFLYHETKDDNFSIIIVDFQSDDMDVEQALKDSTVPRYEYLRREGNFERSAGLQVGVDSVKDSHSIVFLCDLHIHFPLIILESIRKHCIEGLLAFAPIVMRLACGSSPQEPDGYWEVNGFGLFGIYKSDFDKIGGMNTEEFKDRWGGEDWELLDRVLQNGLEVERLRLRNFFHYYHSKRGMWNTETQKKSPKG from the exons ATGTATTCCAGGCGGTACTACTTTGAGGTTTTGCACAAGCAAGATGATAAGGGGTCTGACCACGTGGAGGTTGGG TGGCGTCCCTTTCTGCCCGGACTGAAGTATGAGGTTATTGACTCCGCCTATATCTCCCTTTACACAG ACGAGTCCAGCCTGAAGATGAACAACGTGGCTCACATCCCGCAGACCCTGGCCAGCCACAGCCGCATGCCGTGGGCATCCCGTGCAATTGGTCGCCATGGCGCTGACATGCTGAAACCTGACCCCAGGGATACCTTCTACAGCA CTCCCATGATCGAAGTGGCGCGTCTCAAGGACGTGCTGCCCACCTGCGCCTACTCCCCCTCCTATGTGCTGAAGGATTTCCCTATCGCACGCTACCAGGGCCTGCAGTTT GTGTACCTTTCATTCGTCTATCCCAATGACTTCACACGACTTACCCACATGGAGAAAGAGAACAAGTGCTTCTACAGAGAATCGCCCATATACCTGGAGAA GTTTGGCTTTTACAAATACATGAAGAtggatgaggaagaggacgacaGGCCGTACTTCTTTGCTAACACAGATG AGTTTCTGGAGGAGGAGCAAGGAGCTGCTTCGGAGGATGAGCCCACAGGAGGAGACACAAAGCCACTAAGGGCGGGGGAGCAGGGCGGCCCCTTGAACCCTAAGGCCTCCGTAGGAACTGTGCTCCCATCCGCAGCCAGCAGGCTGGGCAAAGCGAGACCTGTGCCCGACCAGCAGGGCCGGCATTCTTCGGAACATGAGCTGGATGGAAAAAGGAGAGGCAGCATAGCGCCTGCAGAGCCACAGGGCCCTGTGAGCGCAGAGCTGCCAGAGCATGGCCAGGAACTTGCGTTCAGCAAGACTGTGGCAGTACGAGGCCGCACCCTTTCCTGGGCCCGAACAGGGTCTGGGGAGCTGAGCCGAAAAGGTGCCACAGAACCTGTCTCCAGGCTTAGTAAGTCAGCTCGGCATTTCTACCACAGGAGTCCACTGCCAGCCTTGACTGGCAAGGCCAAGGAGACCCTCAGCTTATCTGCTAATGGAGGCCGGAGCATGTCCACTAGTCCAAGAGCAAACGGCACACACTTTGCTACAAAGAGTAAAGAGAACCATATTTACGTCACCCGGCCTCGGCCGTCCAATAGCAGAAGGGGCCTTGTCCACCAACACGCAAGGGAGATCTTCCCCGGACTCTTCCTGTATCAGAATGGCAAGACCACCAAGCTGGTCAATTTGAGAACCAGACCTAAAAGAGAAAGAGGTGCAGCCCGAGGTCCCAAGTTGTGGCCTAAATCCTCTCAAAGGAACAGCAAGACTTCTTTATTAGGTGGAAATTTTAGCCACACAGTCACCAAGATATCTAACAAGGTAACCTCAACAAGACACCACCAGAGGAGGATAGAGTATCTCCAGGCAGAAAAAGAGGAGGCTCCAGCCTCCACTATTAGCACTAGAAACACTACCTCCATCTTGCTTGATGGGGAAACTTCTACAATTACTCCAACAAGCCTCAAAACCCTTAGCCTCAATTCCTCTGTGGGCACCCTTCCCACAGCAGACAGCATTATTGTCTCAACAAAGACCTCAGAAATTGAGTCCCAGGAGCAGCTGGGTCCTGAGCCGGGGGAGGGCCCAGAAGAAGGGGGCCTGTCTGAGTACAGCTACGAAGAGCCTGAAGCCCGACCCAATTGGCCAGAGGAGGCCATCAACTGGCAGCGCACGTTTTCTGTCAACACCATGGACTTTGAGGTTCTACGCTCTGACTGGAACGACTTGCGCTGCAATGTGTCCGGCAACCTGCAGCTGGGAGAGAGCGAGGTGGTGGACGTGCTGGCCCAGTACATAGAGAAGCTCAATGAGCAGAATGGCAG GATCTACACATTGCTCAGAATCATCAACGTAGAAAAGAGGCGCGACTCAGCCCGAGGGAATCGTTACCTGGTGGAGCTGGAGCTGATGGAGCGTGGTAAGAAGGTGGTGCGCCTCTCCGAGTACATCTACCTTCTGCAGCACCCCGGTCACCCTGAGGATGGCCAGGATAACAGCGAGGGCACCGGCACCTCAGCTCACGGCCTCTCGAATGTGACAAGACAGGAAGGGTCCCTTCCTAGTGTCCAGGGTGCCCCATCTCCCGTTACCCCTCTAGCAAGCACGGCCTACGTCAAGCCCCTGCTGTGCCAGCCGGACACGTTGAAGTGGAGGCATGATGTCATGATTCATTTTGTGGTGCCAG taAAGAACCAGGCACGCTGGGTACAGCAGTTCATCTCTGACATGGAGTTTTTGTACCATGAGACCAAGGATGACAACTTCAGCATCATTATAGTTGACTTCCAAAGTGATGACATGGACGTGGAGCAGGCCCTCAAGGACAGCACGGTGCCCAG ATATGAATACCTGAGACGTGAGGGGAATTTCGAGCGGTCTGCAGGCTTGCAAGTTGGAGTGGATTCTGTCAAG GATAGTCACAGTATTGTCTTCTTGTGTGACCTGCACATCCACTTCCCCCTCATCATACTGGAGAGCATAAGGAAGCATTGCATCGAGGGCTTGCTGGCTTTTGCGCCCATCGTCATGAGACTGGCCTGTGGCAGCTCCCCCCAGGAGCCTGATG